GACACACTGTGCGAATCAAAGCCGCAGCCGTCGTCTGTGACTGTCATGCGAATTTGACCTTTGCTTCGACTGATGCTGATTGTTGCCTGTGACGCGCGCGCGTGCTTTCCGATATTGGCAAGAGCCTCCTGCGCTATCCGGAAGAAGGCGGTCTCAACATCCCTCTCCAGCCTCGGCTCGGGAAGTTCTCCAAAAACCCCAATAGATATTCCCATGCACTGACGAGACTGCTCCGCCAGCCATTCCAGGCTAGCCAAAAGTCCGTAATCGTCGAGTACCAGCGGGCGCAATTGCGCAATCATGTTCCGGATATTTCGAGCCGTCTGCTCCACCATGTCCAGACTCTGTTCGATCTTCGCAGTAATGTCTGCCGATACGTCCGCGGGGACCTTTGCGCTCACATAACCAAGATTGACGCCAATACTTGAGATGGATTGGGCAACTTGATCGTGTAATTCCCGCGCGAGTCTCTTTCGCTCAGCCTCTTCGGACTCAGACAGACGGCGGGCAAGAAGCCGCGCTTGCTGCCGCGACTCCCTGATCCTGTTTTCCGTCTGCTTCCTCTCCGTGATATCACGCACGATGGCCCACATACCCTCCGGTTGTTCCGCCTCGTCGCGAATCAGGAAGGTGCGCAACTCCACCGGGAAAATCGTACCGTCCTTGCGCCGGTACTCTTTCTCATACACGTCAGAGTAGCCGCGGACCATGACTTGCTCCTCGACAATGCGTCGATCGCAATCGCGCCACTTGTCTGGCGTAATGCTTACATATGGCATATGACTAAGCTCGTCTCCCGAATACGCCAGCATCTCTTGGAATGCCCTGTTCCATTCCTTGATGTGCCCCGCCATGCTAACCAGCACGTACGCGTCAGTCATGGATTCGTGAAGCCGGCGATATTTCAACTCCGACCGGCGCAAAGCCAATTCCGCTTCCTTGCGATTTGTGATGTCGGTGTGGGTGCCGCTCATTCGTAGCGGTTTTCCGAAAGCATCGTACGCTACAACTCTCGCCTGGTCCAAAATCCACTTATACCCGCCGTCTTTGGTCCGCATTCGATATTCCATGCGATGTGCCAAAGTCCGACCTGCCAAGTGGTCCTGGATGGATTGCCAGGCGCTCGCCCGGTCATCGGGATGGTGAAGGTCGATCCAATTCCGGACCGTAAACTGAAGTTCCTCAGGTGTGTAGCCTAGCATTTCCGCCCATCGGGCATTTCGTCGCACCTCACCGGTAGCAATGTTCCAGTCCCAGTACCCGAGTTCGCTGCCTTCGATCACTAGACTGAGTCTCTCCTCGGATTCGTGGAGAGCCGCCTCGGCCCGCTTGCGTTCTGTAATGTCCTGGACTACAACCATGAAACCCGCTATCGGATCCCCGTCATCTCTCATGGGAAACCAATCTTCGCGCCATGTCCGTAATTCGCCGGGCGCAGCGGCAGTCTCGCCGGAGAACTCTATGTCGCTAATCCCATGACCGGTTCTGATGATCTCCGAAATGACTTCCCTGACCTTGGCTTCCAGAGAAGGAACGGTCTCCCCTATTGTTCTGCCCAGATGAGCTTTCGCTGGTATCCCATTCATTTCCGCAAGCCGCTCATTTATTCGGACGAACCGAAGCTCTCGGTCCAGTACGGCCAAGCCGATGGGGGCGTTATCGTAGTATGAGGCAATCTCCGCCGATTGGCGTGCAATTGTCTCCTCCGCCCGCTTGCGCGACGTAATATCAAGCATGGCACCAACCACGCGCACGGCTTCACCCGCCGTGTTCCTCATGATGAATCCCCGGTCAATGACGTCCGCGTAGCTTCCGTCGGCTCTCTGAAAGCGATACTCGTCATCCCAGTAAGTACCCGCAGGATCCTCCACAACGCCAAAGAAGCCGGCCTTGACCCTTTGCCGATCTTCCGGATGGACTCGATCCTCCCACCAGGAGACCGTCTGTGGCTTTTCCACTATGTCCGTCCAACCGAAAACAACTGCCGCCGACTCGCTCCAACGCTGTGAATCATGGAGAATGTCCCAGTCCCAGACGACGTCGTTGGTAGCCTTCTGAGCAAGCCTCAGACGCTCTTCGCTGTCTCTCAGTGCCTCCAGCGTCCGCTTGCGCTCGGAAATATCAAAGAGCGACACAACGGCACCGATGGTAGACCCTTCGTCGTCCCGCACGGGCTGAGCTCCTGCCGAGAGCCATACTATCGTTCCGTCGGCCCGGGGGATGCCCATCTCCATATCGCGGACCGTAGCGCCAGTCTTGATCGCGCGCTTCCACGGCTGCTCATCAAAAGGAAGAGGGGTCCCGTCGCTGCATTGAGCTCGTTGAAATGGGTCGAGAGAAGTATCTGTGAGTTCTTCATGCGTCATGCCCAACAGATCTTGTGCCGCATTGTTCAGCCTTATTACCCGGCCGTGCCTGTCAAGAAGGAGAACACCTTCTGTGAGGGACTCGAGTATGGTCCGATTCTCCGCCTCGATCATCTGGAGCGTCTTCTGAGCAAGTCTTCGTTCAGTAATATCCGAGAAGTTGCCGAAGATACGGACAATACGGTTGTCCTTTAACTCCGCTTGTCCCGTCGTGCGTATCCACATCCTTTCGCCACTGGCATTTGTGAAGCCGAGTTCCAGCTCGTAGGGCTTGCCGGCTTCCACGCAGCGGCGAAACGCTTCCTCAATCGTTGCTTGGTCTTCCTCCGCGTAAAATGAGATATCTCTTTCAATATCGTTTGGGTCATATTCACGGCGGTCTAC
Above is a window of Candidatus Hydrogenedentota bacterium DNA encoding:
- a CDS encoding PAS domain S-box protein, with the protein product MENQRNGNEPPIPRRKLRWTSVLRKPLVLAVGAMVAIFALDSLTPRGYAEWLLYLIPLSLTWGARNPRSTLWVASACTALMWLGMLSSPATIRPDLPSVNLLLGCVALWLVAWLLIAARKLQDETVCGLQRRESQQQAVAELGCAALTGMPLPDLLDQAVRVVSGMLDAEYCKVLELLPGGGEFVLRAGFGWAEGTVGQARVGTGQESQAGYTLLSGKPVVVTDLDAENRFAHPALLNRHAVKGGMSVIIGSPSAPFGVLGVHTKQHRVFTQDDIQFVQSIANIIAGTHTAERTLASLQQAQTLLKRTEEISKVGSWEYDVATRRIVWTDEVYRIYGVDRREYDPNDIERDISFYAEEDQATIEEAFRRCVEAGKPYELELGFTNASGERMWIRTTGQAELKDNRIVRIFGNFSDITERRLAQKTLQMIEAENRTILESLTEGVLLLDRHGRVIRLNNAAQDLLGMTHEELTDTSLDPFQRAQCSDGTPLPFDEQPWKRAIKTGATVRDMEMGIPRADGTIVWLSAGAQPVRDDEGSTIGAVVSLFDISERKRTLEALRDSEERLRLAQKATNDVVWDWDILHDSQRWSESAAVVFGWTDIVEKPQTVSWWEDRVHPEDRQRVKAGFFGVVEDPAGTYWDDEYRFQRADGSYADVIDRGFIMRNTAGEAVRVVGAMLDITSRKRAEETIARQSAEIASYYDNAPIGLAVLDRELRFVRINERLAEMNGIPAKAHLGRTIGETVPSLEAKVREVISEIIRTGHGISDIEFSGETAAAPGELRTWREDWFPMRDDGDPIAGFMVVVQDITERKRAEAALHESEERLSLVIEGSELGYWDWNIATGEVRRNARWAEMLGYTPEELQFTVRNWIDLHHPDDRASAWQSIQDHLAGRTLAHRMEYRMRTKDGGYKWILDQARVVAYDAFGKPLRMSGTHTDITNRKEAELALRRSELKYRRLHESMTDAYVLVSMAGHIKEWNRAFQEMLAYSGDELSHMPYVSITPDKWRDCDRRIVEEQVMVRGYSDVYEKEYRRKDGTIFPVELRTFLIRDEAEQPEGMWAIVRDITERKQTENRIRESRQQARLLARRLSESEEAERKRLARELHDQVAQSISSIGVNLGYVSAKVPADVSADITAKIEQSLDMVEQTARNIRNMIAQLRPLVLDDYGLLASLEWLAEQSRQCMGISIGVFGELPEPRLERDVETAFFRIAQEALANIGKHARASQATISISRSKGQIRMTVTDDGCGFDSHSVSSAREPGHIGLISMRERAESIGGILRIASEINKGTTISVDFQEKPECH